Within Malus domestica chromosome 04, GDT2T_hap1, the genomic segment attgagagagaatttcaagttaatgagagagaaatagagCTACTTTGGTAAGAAATGGAAGaggttagagaagaaagaatggctcaaCGAGATCGTGAAATTATGAACACGCCTTTAGAAGGAAAGTCtccaaattttaaatatttttggaagttgGAGAAAGCGGACGTGGTGCGAATGAGGcatgcaagagaagcgagagcaataggagatggtcctagcacgacaagagaagatcatcctagcaccacaaattggttaagtgatgatgaatagAGTATTTTTTGTAATCAgagcccataattttccaatcactttggattgtaatttcttatttattgaattgagtactttatgttgtttccaatttattgatattagtactttatttaaaccaaaattatatttatttaatttggtaatttatttatactaagagaATCTGTATTCAAAAGAcatttaaacacaccaaataaaattacataaacataccaaataataataaataaaaaactcactaaatgaactaaaaaaaacacaccacataaaattaaataaaaagaaacactaaatgaacttaagtatcttcagcttgtttcaattcccactggtgctctatcaagtcaatttgccgagcattgtgcatatatggcatttgaagtgcagtatatcgttgaatgagcCTATCATTGTAATGtacatccctttctaatggctcgtgttgcacaAGTTCTTCAGTGacatcatgagcacaatatatttgtgttctggaattgttcatcgtgtctggctcatattcatcaatggcatcataatcgtactcatcttccacaatcatgttgtgaagaatgatgcacgtcatcatgatggatcgaagcgactctacatcaaacatTCTTGTAGCACCCCTAACAATCGCCCAGCGAGCTTGGAGGATGCCAAAACAAGGCTCCACATCCTTCTtgcacccctcttgacagcttgcaaagtgtttttcctttgcacttcacGGACGTGGCACTATTTTGACAAACgatgaccaccttgggtaaatgccgtcTGCTAGGTAGTATGCCCCGTTGTACTTATGTCCGTTGACCCAGCatgtgacttttggtgcctttcttTGCAAAACATTGTTGAACAATGGGGATTGGGCAAAGacattgaggtcattttgagctctcggaaccccgaaaaaggcgtgccaaatccatgAACCAAAAGATGTCACCGTCTCCAAAATGGTACTTTTTGATCATTTTTTATCCCCATAAGCGTCTTGCCAAGCACTTGGACAATTTTTTAAGGTCTAGTGCATACAAtcaatgcttccaatcatcctagaaaaacctcgcatctcgcccttcttcagaagcctttgcaagtccatctCAGTAAGTCTCCGGAGGTATTCTGCAGTGTAGATAGATTTGATTgctccgcaaaacctcatcaaggattcaagaatggttgatttccccatcctcgaTATCCCGTCCACTTGGTCTGCAAATGCTCCATATGTAAGCATTCGCAAGGCAgtagtaattttttgctcaggcaAGAAACCCATAGCACCAAAAGCATATTTCTTTTGCATAAAGTAAGAttcatggttgcaaacaatGCATATgatttgttgaacaaatgtcgttccattctaaaacaacgtctaaagtacgtatcagggaatgcactgttacagacaaaataatcgtccaagagaTCCATACCTCGTCGTTGCCTACTTATATCAAGGTTTGCGGAATGGTTGGGCCTGCAGATCTAAGCCACAGCTTGGATGACTCAACGAGAATGTGAGGTTTTGGCCATTCTtgcttcatcatctcttcttgtaCACTCCTCATCATCTTCTATCTTATTTTGGGCCACTtggagattgaacattccttctgattggttaaacaattattCCTCTTACTGATcaatttcccacatcatccttgaagaagaagacattgtaagaagaaagtagaaactatgaataatgatacatattttgattttggtgaagaaggaaacagaaactatgaataatgatagagatcttgagaaaattgatgTGAGATTTCTGAGGATGGAAGGTGGACTATATGGAAGATTcagaaaggattaggttgtagataatgccacgtggcatgccgtcattcatTAAAAATCTGACCGAAATATATCCTTAATGATTGTAAACAGATTGTGACACGTGTCGTGAcatgattggttaaaaatcttatcggaaatctatcatcaactattctgaaaagataacgacacatGGCACGATGGCAttagataaaaatcttatcaaaatccatcaccaataattgtcatGTCACATCCTAGCccgggcccctaccacatcccgagctcggctccatcgtagcacgatattgtccgctttgggccccgaccacgccctcatggttttgtttctaggaactcacatgagaacttcccagtgggtcacccattatgggattgctctcccgcgaacttgcttaacttcggagttctgatggaactcgaagccagtgagctcccaaaatgcctcatgctatATAAAggtgagaatatacatataaggcttacaggatccactcctctaagcgatgtgggatgttacaaccaccccccttaggggcctgacgtcctcgtcgacacacatctggccagggattggctctgataccaaattgtcacatcccggcctaggcccccaccacatcctgggctcgactccatcatagcacaatattgttcgctttgggccccgaccaccaATGGCGAAGCTACAGAGGGACTGGGATTGGCGGCCGCCCTTTCCCTCGTCGAAAATTAAGCCTATGAACGTGGTTCCGCCCCTCTGGTCTCCTCGAAATGAATGGAGTACCTGCATTGTAGTTTGCAGATGGTTTCTGCCTTTCTAGGTTTCTGCTGCTGTGCGAATCAGcttgtgtaattttttttttaaatccctTAAATGAAACGGCATCGTTTCATTTAGTATTGAAAAAAAACTCCTTAAATAAACAAACGACGCCGTCGCCATCGTTAATTGCTTAAAAAGATAGAAAACTTTAAAGGGGACCACTATCCCTGACTCATCGTGCCTTCCATTTTTCAAAGCAGACCTTCACTTTTTCAAACGTAATCCCCTTTTTACCAATCACAAGATTCGTGCCCCCCCCCCCCGAATCCCAATAGCTTTCAGCCTTTCATATTTCAGCCACTCTCCTCCCTCCGTTCTGTTGTCCCTTATATCTCCATCAAGCCGAGCCAGCCTCCAACATAGTAGCCAACCTGTTGGCTGTTGGATTGGTTTTCcacttctctctcaattttaggtaaattttttaactttctaatttatattatccctaaccctaattgattaattaatacaaaattttagttaattaatataGAATCATAGAGTAATACACTAATATagttattgattttttatttttgcatatAAATATGAATCCTATGAAAGCttattgatgaatgaaattatTGTCTAGAGTAaaaattgaattcttgattattgatattaatttattaattgaatttttgtgtaTTGAATAATTTATATGAATATTGGTATTGATTAATTGTTGGTTTAATTTGTTAGTACTCATATTGACTATAGTATAGTAGCTTACTCTAGAATTAAGAGTCAAAgactgtttttttcttttccatataCAGTTAAACAATGGAACGATACTATAAGAAACAGTGCTaaaatcctccttcaaatatATCGGGTGGTCCTTCTTCGAATATTCCGAGTAGTCCTCCTTTGAATATTCCAAATATTCCTTCTTCGAGTATTCCGGGTAGTTCCCAACAAAGTGAGGTCACTGAGTTGGATGAAATACTAGCTAATCTTCCTGTAGACCCTGGACATAGACGTTGAATGCTTGATTATCCACCTAATTATCATGAAGCAATTCGCCGACATTATTTCCAAAATAATCCTTGTCAACCTAAAGATCACATCATGCCGAGAAAAGTTAGCAACAATCGATGTTTTGTCACCCGTTGATTTGATAAATTTAAgtggttggagtatagtataGTAAAAGATGCCGCATTTTGCCATTATTGCTATCTATTCAAGTGTGATTTTGATAAAGAGGGAAATGCTGGAAGTGATGTCTTCATTGAGATTGGGTTTACAAATTGGAGGAAAGGACTCGAAAATTTTCGAGATCATAAGCGAGGTGTTGGAAGTCTTCGTAATAAAGCTTTACAACAAGCTGGAGATTTGATGACACAAAAGCAACATATTGAAACATTTGTGATTAAGCAAACCGATGAAGCTCGCATTAATTATCACACTTTATTGCGTGGTGCACTTGATTGCACAAGATGGTTGTTGCAACAAGGTTTGCCTTTTCGTGGCCATGATGAATCGTTCAACTCAAGCAATAGAGGTAATTATTTGGAGCTTATGCAATTTCTGGCCGATGATAATGAGAAAGTTAGGAAGGTTGTGTTTGAGAATCTCAAGTATACTTCTTCCGATATTCAAAAGGATCTTGTTCATGCTTGTGTTATTGAAATTATTAATGCAATCACTAAAGATATGGaaggtacattttttttctctcttggcTAATGGATCACGAGATGCTTCGACTAAAGAGCAAATGACAGTGGTATTGTGTTACGTGATAAAAAAGGAGAAGCAATTGAAAAGTTTTTTGGTGTTCAACATGTCTCCTCTACAACTAATAGCTTACTTGAAGAGGCCATTGAAAGATTGTTTGCTACAACAAATTTGAGTATGTCCATGTTACGAGGACAATACTATGATGGAGCTAGTAATATGAAAGGTGAGTTAAATGGtcttaaaacaaagattttgaaCAAATACCCTCAGACATTTTACATTCATTGTTTTGCATACCAACTCCAACTAGCTCTTGTATTTGTGGCAAAGGAAAATGAGGATGTTGCCAATTTCTTTATCAATGCTAGTAGTTTGGTGAATCTTATTGGACTATCGTGTAAGTGTCGTGATGCATTTAGAGAGAAACAACAAGAAAAAATTCAGAAAGCTCTTGATCTTGGTAATCTTGAAAAGGGTAAAGGGTTAAATCAAGAAAGTAGTCTCATGCGTCCATGTGATACACGGTGGAATTCGCATTATGGTACTATAGTTAGTATTATTGTTATGTTTGAAGCCGTGGTGGAAGTGGTTGAATGGATTAAAGGTGATCGCAACCAAGATAATCTCGGTGACGCAACTAGGTTATTCAAAGACATACAAACTTTTGATTTTATGTTTCACCTTTTCTTGATGAGACTTATATTGAGAATTACAAATGAGTTATCACAAGCATTGCAAAAGAaagatcaagatattgtgaatgcGATGGTATTAGTGGAAGTATGCAAGCAAAGACTACAATCCTTGAGAGATGATGACTTTGGGGACTTGTTTCATGATGTAGAAAAGCTTTGTGAGGAGCATGATATTATCATTCCTAACATGGAGGATTTGCATTTCGTACCTGGAAAATCAAGGCGCAAagctccaaaaatcacaaacttcCATTACTATCGTGTGGACCTTtattttcaagtccttgatATGCAACTAAAGGAATTGAATGATCGCTTCAATGAGGTAAACATCGAGTTCCTTCTTTGTATGACATGTTTGAGTCCGgtgaataattttgcatcttttgacaAAGCAAAAATTATTCGTTTGGCCCAACTTTATCCTCAAGATTTTGATCGTATGGATCTCATGAATCTTCCAATTCAACTTGACAATTACATTCATGATATGAAGATGCATAGTGAGTTTTCATCATTGAGAGGAATTAGTGATCTTGCAAAAGAGTTAGTGAAGACCGGGAGGTGTGAAAACTATATGTTAATGtataagcttcttacattggctttgattaggcctggcaaacgagTTATGTCTGTTGTGTTCGTGTTATTTTcttgtaacacctgttatcttaacgggtcgtgtcgtgtcacacccgttatcttaacgggtccttaacaggacgggtaaagtgacccaacCCATTATgaccgttaagaaaaatatttttttttcttaaatttgcacataccacacattgccacataaatactacttcaaaacattaaaacacatttgtcatttaagtactacatTTACACTTGAAAATAAgtgcctaataaaaaaataatacatacactactaatttacaaatattaaatgtgcaaggatatgcaaaatgaaaaagtttttgttttcaaggttgtgatgtctttctcaaaagtttaaacctcaatttacaaaatcatcaatttacatcgatcatcatgaaattgtattggaactttggcttgatctcagccgatccaatggtcatcaactttttaaatttcatttaatatatatataattatattatataattattatagtttttaggggtataaaattgttaaattaatatatattatataattattatagtttattcatacttttattaagtataacataagattttgtgatatccactagtgtaaatattttaaattgaagatcgaattcattctttttattcatatagggtcaaggagtgtagctgtaaaaaatcatcaaaatcggagttaaaataactgttaaatcgtgatttttcgttttataaccgtcgaaaagttttgtctcgttacttgatctctgaatgtttgtttttttacaatttttggcgtatgggatctcgaagtatatacaaacatgtttgactgttggatcgttgaaactagtttcgtagaatgcgtgtatctcatcaaaacaatagatttactaatacttaaaagtttattcatactttcattaagtataacataagatttttttttatccactagtgtaaatattttaattgaagatcgaattcaatcattgtattcatatagggtcaaggagtgtagctgcaaaaaatcatcaaaatcggagttaaaatgatcGTTAAATcgggatttttctttttataaccgtcaaaaagttttgtcccgttccTTGacctctgaatgtttgttttttgcaatttttggcgtatgcgatctcgaagtatatacaaacattttttacagttggatcattgaaactaatttcgtagaatgagcatcccatcaaaataatagattcactaatacttaagagtttattcatactttcatcaagtataacacaagattttgtggtatccactagtgtaaatattttaaattgaagattgaatttattcattgtattcatatagggtcaaggagtgtagctgtaaaaaatcatcaaaatcggagttaaaataaccgttaaatcgtgatttttcgtttataaccgtcgaaaagttttatcccattactttatctctgaatgttttttttttttgcaatttttggcgtatgcgatctcgaagtatatacaaacatgtttgacggttggatcattgaaactagtttcgtagaatgagtatcccatcaaaacaatagattcactaatacttacgaatttatttgtactttcattaagtataacataaaattttgtggtattcactagtgtaaatattttaaattgaagatcgaattcattcattgtattcatatagggtcaaagagtgtagctataaaaaatcatcaaaatcagagttaaaataaccgttaaatagtgatttttcgtttataaccatcgaaaagttttgtctcgttactttatctctgaatgtttgttttttgcaattttttgctgatacgatctcgaagtatatacgaACATGTTTGacgttggatcattgaaactagtttcgtagaatgagtatcctatcaaaacaatagattcactaatacttaagagtttattcatactttcattaaggataacataagattttgtggtatccactagtgttaatattttaaattgaagattgaatttattcattgtattcatataggattaagaactgtagctataaaaaataatcaaaatcggagttaaaataaccgttaaattgtaattttttgttttataaccattGAAACGTTTTGGTCGGTTACTTgatctatgaatgtttgttttttgcaattttttgctgatacgatctcgaagcatatacaaacaagtttgacggttggatctttgaaattagttttgtatatttcgtatcccatcaagttcaatggtgtgtgtgtgtgtgtgtgtgtgtatatatatattaagtagatttaaatctatttattttgtacgtataattgACCGGTACACGGAGTAGTACATCCCGtgtcattataaaaataatgGGATATGTCATATGTgtgataaaaagttaataacttaaaaaaaaaaaatttctcaccacttttattaattttcattttccctcttttttttttgtttccttttcagcttttcttataattttcatttttcctttccttttttttcttcaaagggcaGCAGCCTACCCATCTTTCCCTCTcgttttttgtttccttttcagcttttcttataattttcattttccctccctttttcttcaaagggtGCGGCAAGAATGGAATTGAATTATGGAATCAATGGatgcatattaattaataattattatggtttttataaaatttaatttaaaatataatatatatatatatatatataatattataatagttaatattttgggggtataattattatagttaatatatatatatatatattatagtttttaggggtataaaattgttaaattaatatatatatatatatatatatatataattattatagtatttttttagggttataaaattataaaattaatattcggcttatcgtgtatcgtgttactcacgtgtatacccgaatcaacccgttatcttaacaggtgcttatcgggttacccaataacaacccgattcgttatcgtgtcgacccaaacacttgttaatttcgtgtcgtgtcatgtcgggttatcgggtcgtgtgaggaattgccaggcctagctTTGGTGTTACCGTTTGCAGCCGCTTCGGTGGAGAGagctttttctgctatgaagattgtgaaaacaccattgcGTAACAAAATAGGAGATCAATGATTGAGTGATAGCATGGTTGTTTACATTAAGAgagatgtatttgcttttattgataatgagcctattatgcgacgttttcatgatatgaaacatcgccggcaacaattgtaatttgtttgtattgattaattatggaagacattactatataaaaagatttagttgttgccatttttctttaaccttgcactcttttaagttcgcccctccccccgagaaatcctggcttcgcaactgccgaccacaccctcacggttttgtttctgggaactcacacgagaacttcccaataggttacccatcatgggattgctctcgcgcgaacacacttaacttcggagttccgatggaacccaaaaccAGTGAGCTTCCGAAAGGCCTCGTGTTATataaagatgggaatatacatataaagcttacaggatccactcctctaggagatgtgggatgttacatgtcattttggataatgacacgtggcggaacgagaacgattaaaaatcttatccgaatttacaaattaaattattttgtattattttataaataaataaaatactattattttattgcctattgccagggctaGGGATGGGTAAAATACCCATGAATTTGGGTAACCCCagttacccgcccatttaaagttcatggttacggttatgggtataaccgtttatccgtgaaatttaaatgggcggttatgggtattacttgtggttataacgggtatccatcagttatgggtattatccgcggttataacggatatccatttacccatttaatttaatatatgtaaaattaaaaaaaaaattaaaaaccttaaattttcaatttctctGCCAGAGTCTGAAACACCCCGTCCCCGCTCATCTCTCCTTCCTCGCCgccctctctctcatctctgccGTCCTCTCTCTCATCTACGCCGCtcatctctctatctctctatctatctctctctctctctctctctctctctctctctctctctctctctctctctctctctcggtttctCTTTGGTTTTAGTTTCCatattttcttgcattttctcagaaaccaaacaaggcatcaaatttaaaattttctttttaactcTTATTCGGTGCTGGGTTTTGATTGTTCATTATTTCAAGTTTCATGAATTGGGTTTCTCCAAGAATTGTgatatttttatgaatttttgtgCTTTAGCAATTGATGAAGCTTGAATTTCTATATAATTGATTACGTGTTAAAGAATAATCatactctgtttttttttttttttttgtgtcaatgGAGAAAAAAGGGTCTTGATACGATTTTTAGATGTTCAATTTATGCTGGGAAGCCTTCTAACTTTGTATTTTATAGGATTAAGTAATATGTTTTCTATAGTTTATGAGCTAAAATGTCGAAAAAATGGGTCTTCGTTAATGTTGTATATGCTGTGAAACAAAATGCAGTGTGTGACTGTGATGTTTAGTCGTCTATCGAGCCTTCGAAATCCCcgaattttgtaattttcaagttgttaaaaaaaacatgtagacgggtgaaaaacagagtaaatggataaaaaaaagataaacgggttcaAAAACGGGTAAAgggttatggttaaatgagtACACGAttatgagtatggttaaccatttataaacggttatggatatgagtataaccgtttatgcaattacccaacaggtaaacggttatgcgggtatgaacataaacgattatgggtaaataaccgcggttacctgatcgtcataaccattgcccatccttagccagggctattcaagtgtaggaatggagatgcaaaagacagttactgttcattaaggacagttactgttcactgagTGGGTTAAATAGTGGATAGCCCGGGGGGGCCTTTCCCACAGTGGAACTGCTCTTACGATCATAGTTGGACATGGACTATCATAGTATCATTTCATTatttaatcaaattgttattattattttggttcAAACTTCAAATGATATTTCATCAAGacttttacttgttttgtttgttgagCTAGTAAATACATGAAATTCTTTTCATTTGTGATAGATACTAAGAACAATTTTTTGTTGTAACTGTTATAGTACTATCACGTGTTTTGGTCACACAATTTTTTTAGCTTAGATTAAAATcgaatattatatattttaataagCTAAGAATTCATATTCGTGTGTCcaatattaattatttattaaaaccATTATTTATGCTAACAATGCATGTATTTACCTCTTACGTGCCAAAATGATCCAATGCTGAAATGAATGTGAGTGGTGCAAGTTGAGCATAAACTGTGTGTTTGCACCTAAAATGTgcccatttttacttatttggttCATTGGGGTAAAATATGGTATTTGAAGGATTAATATACAAGAAAGCTAACTTGGAAAGATATTTGGCTGCAAGTGGATGAGTTTGgcactataatattgtttttcccatttgtttgggTGGTGGAGGTTTGTCAAGCCTTTGTTTAATCAAGATATATGCATGTATTGCAAGTGGATGGGAGAGC encodes:
- the LOC103420185 gene encoding uncharacterized protein, with the protein product MTNDTGTNLTLLEDVALCTSGVEVTHDSLMGNEMQLLEMWSLFHTNYLEKMGGKRTKESMSSRWKLLSQSFSTWRDVLAQTSDNLRSGENLSDHELQAQAWYNAKTKSKNISFNRWECWNIVKNCPKFRVVFVGPEVFMNNTPLHSTLDHTSHVHEDDVEEVPETSPQNKRQGRTVIQLGLKCDFDKEGNAGSDVFIEIGFTNWRKGLENFRDHKRGVGSLRNKALQQAGDLMTQKQHIETFVIKQTDEARINYHTLLRGALDCTRWLLQQGLPFRGHDESFNSSNRGNYLELMQFLADDNEKVRKVVFENLKYTSSDIQKDLVHACVIEIINAITKDMEGEAIEKFFGVQHVSSTTNSLLEEAIERLFATTNLSMSMLRGQYYDGASNMKGELNGLKTKILNKYPQTFYIHCFAYQLQLALVFVAKENEDVANFFINASSLVNLIGLSCKCRDAFREKQQEKIQKALDLGNLEKGKGLNQESSLMRPCDTRWNSHYGTIVSIIVMFEAVVEVVEWIKGDRNQDNLGDATRLFKDIQTFDFMFHLFLMRLILRITNELSQALQKKDQDIVNAMVLVEVCKQRLQSLRDDDFGDLFHDVEKLCEEHDIIIPNMEDLHFVPGKSRRKAPKITNFHYYRVDLYFQVLDMQLKELNDRFNEVNIEFLLCMTCLSPVNNFASFDKAKIIRLAQLYPQDFDRMDLMNLPIQLDNYIHDMKMHSEFSSLRGISDLAKELVKTGRCENYMLMYKLLTLALIRPGKRVMSVVFVLFSCNTCYLNGSCRVTPVILTGP